The following proteins come from a genomic window of Hydractinia symbiolongicarpus strain clone_291-10 chromosome 2, HSymV2.1, whole genome shotgun sequence:
- the LOC130630481 gene encoding prolyl 3-hydroxylase OGFOD1-like yields MSKKRVSSSSSTHGKTAKYIDVPVLSLGDVREELSQAYNGGKDYTHVSGVQLFNTPFQCCVIRDFINDKDFVQRLKDDLLALNFNSKETDLFQFHQTDDLIDCKVETVAEIRKVLFNDVRRWVADVKGIELDTKVDLSCAKYSYTDFLLCHDDKLEGRRIAFIYYLVPDDWTTNDGGCFDMFSTDDDGQPSEIIRSIVPAFNSFVFFEVTDKSFHQVAEVISKDKHRLTISGWFHGKHVTTESSSDPPMSVKTSPALPEKDELLLEWINPTYLTPDIVDDISEQFEEESEIQLKDFLKEEKISLVLNELSNNSDWVKKGPANHRCYWCLRDEEQASENVKQLRKLLASKPFFKLLTKLSGLELALLDEEENDIEKKNAVPPLCSVQVRKWERGCYTLLHDEAPAGKEYTLDGVLHLNHHDLDESEDEASINYIAKDTGQQILAVHPLTNCLSLVYRDEKTSRFFKYINHTYEGLPPMYDVSLTYMEGE; encoded by the exons ATGTCAAAGAAGCGTGTCTCTTCATCATCCTCAACTCATGGTAAAACAGCAAAGTATATCGATGTACCAGTGTTGTCTTTAGGTGATGTGAGAGAAGAATTGTCACAAGCTTACAA tggCGGTAAGGATTACACTCATG TTTCAGGAGTACAACTGTTCAACACACCTTTTCAATGTTGTGTGATCAGAGACTTCATCAATGACAAAGATTTCGTTCAAAGATTGAAAGATGATCTGCTCGCTTTAAATTTCAACTCGAAAGAAACTGATTTATTTCAGTTCCACCag ACAGATGATCTTATAGATTGTAAAGTGGAAACGGTGGCCGAAATCAG aaaagttttatttaacgACGTTCGTCGATGGGTGGCTGATGTGAAAGGAATTGAGTTGGACACTAAAGTGGATCTATCGTGCGCAAAATACAGTTATACAG attttttgctgtgtCATGATGATAAACTTGAAGGACGTCGTATAGCTTTTATATACTATCTTGTACCTGATGATTGGACGACGAACGATGGAG gTTGCTTCGATATGTTTTCAACTGACG ACGATGGACAACCGAGCGAAATTATTCGTTCTATTGTTCCGGCTTTTAACAGTTTTGTATTTTTCGAAGTCACAGATAAATCTTTTCACCAG GTGGCTGAGGTTATTTCGAAAGACAAACATCGCCTCACTATTTCTGGTTGGTTCCACGGTAAACACGTGACTACAGAGAGTTCATCTGATCCACCTATGAGCGTAAAAACATCTCCAGCCCTTCCCGAAAAG GACGAGTTGTTACTAGAATGGATTAACCCGACTTATCTCACACCGGATATAGTGGATGATATTTCCGAACAGTTTGAAGAGGAATCGGAAATACAGTTAAAAGATTTCCTGAAG GAAGAAAAAATTTCTCTTGTACTAAACGAGCTGTCGAATAATTCTGATTGGGTAAAGAAAGGACCCGCTAATCACAG ATGCTACTGGTGTCTACGAGACGAAGAACAGGCATCAGAGAACGTGAAACAACTACGAAAATTACTGGCTTCAAAGcccttttttaaattgttaacaAAACTGTCCGGATTGGAGCTGGCTTTGTTGGACGAGGAAGAAAATGATATTGAAAAAAAGAACGCGGTCCCGCCGCTGTGCTCTGTTCAAGTTCGAAAATGGGAGCGAGGTTGTTATACGCTGTTACACGACGAAGCTCCTGCTGGAAAGGAGTACACGTTAGATGGTGTTTTGCATTTGAACCACCACG ACTTAGATGAAAGTGAAGACGAAGCTTCTATCAACTATATCGCCAAAGATACCGGTCAACAA attttagcTGTCCACCCGTTGACGAATTGTTTATCTTTGGTGTATCGCGATGAAAAGACGAgtcgtttttttaaatatataaatcacACATATGAGGGATTACCACCGATGTATGATGTATCACTCACATACATGGAAGGGgaataa
- the LOC130630477 gene encoding 1-phosphatidylinositol 4,5-bisphosphate phosphodiesterase delta-4-like has product MGASNSTSSNEEDSNSATELTHNECLNYMMKGSRVIKSRVITSERQKKSKKTLILDEDKLGFRYEPSVKGRDFKIPILSLKEIRLGNSLHTDEVLRNIPKKVQFATTYTNSEGEEVTNVFAAFSVHVAAVWVQGLNSLMSNAEAEIKKPDPLQEAWLKEAFDTVDVDKNGALTMQEVSDLLCLLNISSHTEDIKTKFQEANIDGQMGFKDGKLTRAEFANFFKKFNTRHEMEVIYNKYRDENKSEWTPAELMLFLEDEQLVSMDEKSVEGIIKEFEPSEELKKNSLLSLQGLTWYLLSEKNDIFNDLNQDMTQPLAHYFISSSHNTYLLEGQLRGQSSVQAYINAFKQGCKCVELDCWDGDNMEPIIYHGHTLTSKILFKDVIEAVNDYAFCVSDYPVIISIENHCSCQQQTVMAEYLKSILGDKLSLNEVEDDLQYLPSPEDLKGKILIKGKKLSSEVECADVVDGAANQCFGYVEEENEAEDALHEILTDEELVEKFDLAGGDFKLDELSKEKGKDSKPKKTSKLATELSLLVNYVQSVHFPGLQEALKKQACFKMSSLGESKFTSLAKSSPVAFCDYNKKFLTRTYPSGKRVDSSNYNPVTGWVVGCQIVALNFQTNGVMMDLLRGLFQLNNNCGFVLKPAFLREEGTSFDAEQIGNYENIASKNVTLTVISGQLLPKQNSKATNIVDPYVAVSVYGVKQDTKEKFKTKTIQNNGFNPIWNETFEFVLNAPELALLRFAVLDSVLGKDDLVAQYTIPFSSLKPGYRRLKLLKSTGEEVSHATLFVHTKIN; this is encoded by the exons ATGGGAGCGTCGAATTCAACATCTTCCAACGAGGAGGATTCTAATTCTGCCACTGAGTTAACTCACAATG AATGTCTCAATTATATGATGAAGGGTTCAAGAGTGATTAAAAGTCGTGTCATAACATCTGAAAGACAAAAGAAATCGAAAAAGACACTGATTCTTGATGAGGATAAGCTTGGTTTCAGATACGAACCATCTGTTAAAGGGAGAGATTTTAAAA TCCCGATTTTGTCACTAAAAGAAATCAGACTTGGCAACAGTTTGCACACTGATGAAGTCCTGCGTAACATACCTAAGAAAGTTCAGTTTGCGACAACTTACACAAATTCAGAGGGTGAAGAAGTAACCAATGTATTTGCAGCATTTTCTGTCCATGTTGCCGCTGTTTGGGTTCAAGGGTTGAACAGTTTGATGTCAAACGCTG AAGCTGAGATAAAAAAACCTGACCCATTGCAGGAGGCATGGTTAAAAGAAGCCTTTGATACTGTTGATGTTGACAAAAATGGTGCACTCACAATGCAGGAAGTGTCAGATTTACTTTGTTTGTTAAATATAAGTTCCCATACAGAAGATATTAAAACGAAATTTCAG GAAGCTAATATTGATGGTCAAATGGGATTCAAAGATGGAAAACTAACAAGAGCCGAATTTGcaaatttcttcaaaaagtTTAACACTCGGCATGAAATGGAAGTTATATACAACAA GTATCGTGATGAAAACAAATCAGAATGGACACCTGCAGaattaatgttatttttagaaGACGAACAGCTG GTTAGTATGGATGAGAAATCAGTAGAAGGAATAATCAAAGAGTTTGAACCCTCAGAAGAACTTAAAAAGAATTCTCTCTTGAGTTTACAAG gTCTAACATGGTATTTACTGTCTgagaaaaatgacatttttaacgATTTAAACCAAGATATGACACAGCCATTAGCTCATTACTTTATTAGTTCATCTCATAACAC ATATCTGCTGGAAGGCCAGCTGCGGGGACAGTCAAGTGTACAAGCTTATATCAATGCTTTCAAACAAGGCTGCAAATGTGTTGAGT tGGATTGTTGGGATGGTGATAACATGGAACCTATAATTTATCATGGTCACACGTTAacttcaaaaatattatttaaagaCGTCATAGAAGCTGTAAATGATTATGCGTTCTGTGTATCCGA TTATCCTGTTATCATTTCAATTGAGAATCACTGCAGTTGCCAGCAGCAAACAGTGATGGCTGAATATCTTAAATCCATTCTTGGAG ATAAATTGTCGTTAAATGAAGTTGAAGATGATCTGCAGTATTTACCTTCACCTGAAGATTTGAAGGGAAAGATCTTAATTAAG GGTAAGAAACTTTCATCCGAAGTGGAGTGTGCTGATGTTGTGGATGGTGCGGCTAATCAATGTTTCGGATATGTTGAAGAAGAAAACGAAGCAGAGGATGCTTTGCACGAG ATTCTTACTGATGAAGAACTTGTTGAAAAATTTGACTTGGCTGGAGGTGATTTCAAATTGGATGAGCTCTCAAAAGAGAAAGGAAAAGACAGCAAGCCAAAG aaaaCAAGCAAACTAGCAACAGAGCTTTCGTTGTTAGTTAATTATGTCCAGTCTGTGCATTTCCCAGGATTACAAGAAGCCTTAAAAA AACAAGCTTGCTTCAAAATGTCGTCGTTGGGTGAATCAAAGTTCACCAGTCTTGCAAAATCATCTCCAGTTGCGTTCTGTgactacaacaaaaaatttctcACTCGTACATATCCAAGCGGTAAGAGAGTGGACTCTAGTAACTACAATCCAGTCACTGGATGGGTGGTTGGATGCCAAATAG TTGCGCTGAACTTTCAAACAAACGGCGTCATGATGGATTTGTTGCGTGGTTTGTTTCAACTGAACAATAATTGTGGTTTTGTGTTAAAACCTGCTTTCTTGAGAGAAG AAGGCACGTCTTTCGATGCCGAACAAATTGGAAACTACGAAAACATTGCAAGCAAAAACGTTACCTTGACG GTTATTAGTGGCCAGTTGTTACCAAAACAAAATTCCAAAGCTACTAAT ATTGTGGATCCGTATGTAGCAGTTAGTGTGTACGGTGTAAAACAAGACACAAAAGAGAAATTCAAAACCAAAACAATTCAAAACAACG GTTTTAATCCGATATGGAATGAGACGTTTGAGTTTGTTTTGAACGCACCCGAGCTGGCTTTACTCCGATTTGCTGTGTTGGACAGTGTTTTGGGAAAGGACGATCTTGTGGCGCAATACACAATCCCTTTTTCAAGTCTAAAACCAG GTTATCGCCGTCTAAAATTATTAAAGAGCACTGGTGAAGAAGTCTCACACGCTACACTTTTTGTGCACACTAAAATCAATTGA